One window of Enterobacter sp. RHBSTW-00175 genomic DNA carries:
- a CDS encoding OmpA family protein yields the protein MLKRYLAPLLLASMVLAGCQTPPQGKFTAEQIAAMKSYGFNELNGDWSLGLSDTILFGKNEAQLRPESEKQIQTMATRLAATGLTHARMDGHTDNYGEDSYNEALSLKRANVVADSWAKGASIPRSNLTTQGLGKKYPVSSNSTSKGRAENRRVAVVISTP from the coding sequence ATGTTAAAGCGATACCTCGCACCGCTCTTACTGGCATCAATGGTTCTGGCAGGATGTCAGACGCCGCCACAAGGAAAATTCACTGCAGAGCAAATCGCCGCCATGAAGTCATATGGCTTCAATGAACTCAATGGCGACTGGTCACTGGGACTTTCAGACACTATTCTGTTCGGCAAAAATGAAGCGCAACTGCGTCCTGAGAGTGAAAAACAGATCCAGACAATGGCAACACGTCTGGCTGCGACCGGTTTAACTCATGCGCGCATGGATGGACACACCGACAACTACGGTGAAGATAGCTATAACGAAGCGTTATCGTTAAAACGAGCCAATGTCGTTGCCGACAGCTGGGCAAAAGGTGCCAGCATCCCGCGCAGTAATCTCACCACCCAGGGGTTAGGTAAAAAATACCCGGTGTCCAGCAACAGTACATCGAAAGGTCGTGCTGAAAACCGCCGCGTAGCAGTAGTCATCAGCACGCCATAG
- a CDS encoding PepSY domain-containing protein: MTTCTPRAAWGNLLRRLHFYIGLFVGPFIFFAALTGTLYVATPQLENVLYRHALHTDAVGEPQSLAEQIAVAEKTVGPELRLHAVRPGLTEGETTRVMFADPSLGSSENRAIFIDPVSLEVRGDLTVYGTSGILPLRQTIDYLHTSLMLGDTGRLYSELAASWMWVAALGGIALWFYTRPKRRINNRFQNRRRLHVTLGWTLLGGMLLFSATGLTWSQWAGGNVDKLRAEMNWLTPQVNTQLSGAPQQMDEHAEHHGHHGGMMMPEMDMDLTQFDGVLDAARKAGIDASKLEIRPAKVANQAWTVTEIDRSWPTQVDSVSVDPHSMQVLDRTRFDDFPLMAKLTRWGVDFHMGILFGLANQLLLIAFGLALCVLIIWGYRLWWMRRPAQSSANPVQTLCQSWLALSLPARLVTAVMSILLGLALPVMGGSLLLFILFDWLRWRAAINVLLAESSVK; encoded by the coding sequence ATGACCACCTGCACTCCGCGCGCGGCATGGGGAAACCTGCTGCGTCGACTCCATTTCTATATTGGGCTGTTTGTCGGCCCGTTTATCTTCTTCGCGGCCCTGACCGGCACGCTGTATGTGGCAACGCCGCAGCTGGAAAATGTGTTGTACCGGCACGCGCTTCACACGGATGCTGTGGGGGAACCGCAGTCGCTGGCGGAACAAATTGCCGTGGCAGAAAAAACTGTGGGCCCGGAACTGAGACTGCATGCCGTTCGCCCTGGACTGACTGAAGGTGAAACGACCCGTGTGATGTTCGCCGACCCTTCGCTTGGGTCATCAGAGAATCGGGCGATTTTTATCGATCCTGTCAGCCTTGAAGTGCGTGGCGATCTGACGGTATACGGCACCAGTGGAATTCTGCCACTTCGTCAGACTATTGATTATCTGCATACCTCGCTGATGCTGGGTGATACCGGACGGCTTTACAGCGAGCTGGCCGCTTCATGGATGTGGGTTGCCGCACTGGGGGGAATTGCTCTGTGGTTTTATACCCGGCCAAAGCGACGCATCAATAATCGCTTCCAGAACCGTCGACGCCTGCATGTCACGCTCGGCTGGACCTTGCTGGGCGGGATGTTGCTGTTCTCGGCAACCGGGCTGACCTGGTCGCAGTGGGCAGGGGGGAATGTCGATAAACTGCGTGCTGAAATGAACTGGCTCACGCCGCAGGTTAACACCCAGCTTTCCGGTGCGCCTCAGCAGATGGATGAGCACGCTGAGCATCACGGTCATCATGGCGGAATGATGATGCCAGAGATGGATATGGATCTGACGCAGTTTGACGGTGTGTTGGATGCCGCCAGAAAGGCAGGAATCGATGCCAGCAAGCTGGAGATCCGCCCGGCCAAAGTAGCTAATCAAGCCTGGACGGTAACCGAAATCGATCGTAGCTGGCCGACACAGGTAGATAGCGTGTCGGTTGATCCCCATTCCATGCAGGTCCTGGACAGAACCCGGTTCGACGATTTCCCGCTCATGGCCAAGCTGACCCGCTGGGGTGTGGATTTCCACATGGGGATTTTGTTTGGTCTGGCAAACCAGCTTTTGCTTATCGCTTTTGGTCTGGCGCTCTGCGTGCTGATCATTTGGGGATACCGCCTGTGGTGGATGCGTCGTCCTGCGCAGTCAAGCGCAAACCCGGTTCAGACACTCTGTCAGAGCTGGCTGGCGTTATCGCTTCCTGCAAGGTTAGTCACTGCAGTTATGAGCATACTGCTGGGACTGGCGCTTCCGGTGATGGGAGGCAGTCTGTTGCTGTTCATTTTGTTTGACTGGCTGCGCTGGCGAGCGGCCATAAATGTGTTGCTCGCCGAATCATCCGTTAAATAA
- a CDS encoding inner membrane protein YpjD, with the protein MPVFALIALVAYSVSLALIIPGLLQKNSGWRRMAILSAVIALICHAFALESRIIPGDGSVQNLSVLNVGSLVSLMICTVMTIVASKNRGWLLLPIVYSFALINLALATFMPNEFITHLEATPGMLVHIGLSLFAYATLIIAALYAMQLAWIDYQLKNKKLAFNHEMPPLMVIERKMFHITQVGVVLLTLTLCTGLFYMKNLFSVENIDKAVLSIIAWFVYIVLLWGHYHEGWRGRRVVWFNVAGAGILTLAYFGSRFIQQFAG; encoded by the coding sequence ATGCCTGTTTTCGCACTGATCGCCCTTGTTGCCTACTCTGTCAGCCTCGCGCTGATCATTCCTGGCCTGCTGCAAAAAAACAGCGGCTGGCGGCGTATGGCCATTCTTTCAGCGGTGATCGCGCTCATATGCCACGCTTTTGCGCTGGAATCGCGCATTATTCCCGGCGATGGCAGCGTGCAAAACCTGAGCGTACTTAACGTCGGATCGCTGGTCAGCCTGATGATCTGTACGGTAATGACCATAGTGGCATCCAAAAACCGTGGCTGGCTGCTGCTGCCGATTGTCTATTCCTTTGCGCTGATCAATCTGGCCTTAGCCACCTTTATGCCCAATGAGTTCATTACCCACCTGGAAGCTACGCCGGGAATGCTGGTGCATATTGGTTTGTCGCTGTTCGCGTATGCCACGCTGATTATTGCCGCGCTGTACGCAATGCAGCTGGCCTGGATTGACTACCAGCTGAAAAACAAAAAGCTGGCCTTCAACCATGAAATGCCGCCGCTGATGGTCATCGAACGTAAAATGTTCCACATCACCCAGGTCGGGGTTGTACTGTTGACGCTAACACTCTGTACTGGCCTGTTTTATATGAAAAACCTCTTCAGCGTGGAGAATATCGACAAAGCCGTCCTCTCCATCATTGCGTGGTTTGTCTATATTGTCCTGTTATGGGGCCATTATCATGAAGGCTGGCGCGGTCGCCGCGTAGTCTGGTTCAACGTTGCGGGTGCAGGCATACTCACACTTGCCTATTTCGGTAGCCGCTTCATACAGCAATTTGCTGGCTAA
- the grpE gene encoding nucleotide exchange factor GrpE, whose protein sequence is MSSKEQKTPEGQAPEEIITEQHDEVEAVESATSAEQVDPRDEKIANLEAQVVEAQNRERDGVLRIKAEMENLRRRTELDVEKAHKFALEKFINELLPVIDSLDRALEVADKANPDNTAMIEGIELTLKSMLDVVRKFGVEVIADTNVPLDPNVHQAIAMVESEDVEAGKVLGVMQKGYTLNGRTIRAAMVTVAKAKA, encoded by the coding sequence ATGAGTAGTAAAGAACAGAAAACGCCTGAGGGGCAAGCCCCGGAAGAAATTATCACGGAACAGCACGATGAAGTTGAGGCCGTAGAGTCAGCAACTTCTGCTGAGCAGGTGGACCCGCGCGATGAAAAAATTGCGAATCTGGAAGCCCAGGTTGTAGAAGCACAGAATCGCGAACGCGATGGTGTGTTACGCATCAAAGCGGAAATGGAAAACCTGCGTCGTCGTACCGAGCTGGACGTTGAAAAGGCGCATAAGTTTGCGCTGGAGAAGTTTATCAACGAACTGCTGCCGGTTATCGATAGCCTGGATCGCGCGCTGGAAGTGGCTGATAAAGCTAATCCGGATAACACTGCCATGATTGAAGGTATCGAGCTGACGCTGAAATCCATGCTGGATGTGGTACGTAAGTTTGGTGTTGAAGTGATTGCCGATACCAACGTGCCGCTGGATCCAAACGTTCACCAGGCAATTGCTATGGTGGAATCTGAAGACGTTGAAGCCGGTAAAGTGTTGGGCGTGATGCAGAAAGGTTACACCCTGAACGGCCGTACCATCCGCGCTGCTATGGTGACGGTGGCGAAAGCGAAAGCGTAA
- a CDS encoding HlyC/CorC family transporter codes for MEHISTTTLIVTLIIMVVISAYFSGSETGMMTLNRYRLRHRAKQGNRAARRVEKLLRKPDRLISLVLIGNNLVNILASALGTIVGMRLYGNAGVAIATGVLTFVVLVFAEVLPKTIAALYPEKVAYPSSFLLAPLLILMMPLVWLLNMVTRILMRMVGIKADVTISSALSKDELRTIVNESRSQISRRNQDMLLSVLDLEKVSVDDIMVPRNEIVGIDINDDWKAIVRQLTHSPHGRIVLYRDSLDDAISMLRVREAYRLMTEKNEFTKEILLRAADEIYYVPEGTPLSTQLVKFQRNKKKVGLVVDEYGDIQGLVTVEDILEEIVGDFTTSMSPSLAEEVTPQNDGSVLIDGSANIREINKAFNWHLPEDEARTMNGMILEALEEIPAAGTRVRIEQYDIDILDVQDNMIKQVKILPVKPLRESIAE; via the coding sequence CTGGAACACATCTCTACCACCACGCTGATCGTCACGCTGATCATCATGGTGGTCATATCTGCCTATTTCTCGGGCTCGGAAACCGGCATGATGACGCTGAACCGCTATCGGTTGCGTCACCGCGCTAAACAAGGTAACCGCGCCGCACGTCGTGTAGAAAAGCTATTGCGTAAGCCGGACCGCCTGATTAGCCTGGTCCTCATCGGTAACAACCTGGTCAATATCCTCGCCTCAGCACTGGGCACTATCGTCGGGATGCGCCTGTACGGTAACGCCGGTGTGGCGATTGCCACCGGTGTACTGACGTTTGTGGTACTGGTGTTTGCCGAAGTGCTGCCAAAAACCATCGCGGCGCTTTACCCGGAGAAAGTCGCCTACCCGAGCAGCTTCCTGCTGGCCCCTTTACTGATCCTGATGATGCCGCTGGTCTGGCTGCTGAATATGGTGACGCGTATTCTGATGCGCATGGTCGGCATCAAAGCGGACGTCACCATTAGCAGCGCACTCAGCAAAGATGAGCTGCGCACCATCGTGAACGAATCCCGCTCGCAAATTTCCCGCCGCAACCAGGACATGCTTCTGTCGGTGCTGGATCTTGAAAAGGTCAGCGTTGACGACATTATGGTGCCGCGCAACGAAATCGTCGGTATCGATATCAATGACGACTGGAAAGCTATTGTTCGTCAGCTCACGCACTCTCCGCACGGTCGTATCGTGCTGTACCGCGATTCGCTGGACGATGCCATCAGTATGCTGCGTGTACGCGAAGCTTACCGTCTGATGACCGAAAAAAACGAGTTTACCAAAGAGATACTGCTGCGCGCTGCTGACGAGATTTACTATGTGCCAGAAGGCACGCCGCTCAGCACTCAGTTGGTGAAATTCCAGCGCAATAAGAAGAAAGTCGGGCTGGTTGTTGATGAATATGGCGATATTCAGGGGCTGGTGACGGTAGAGGATATTCTCGAAGAGATTGTCGGGGACTTTACCACCTCAATGTCACCCTCGCTGGCAGAGGAAGTTACCCCGCAGAACGACGGCTCAGTGCTAATTGATGGCAGCGCCAACATCCGTGAGATCAATAAAGCCTTTAACTGGCACCTGCCAGAAGACGAAGCCCGCACCATGAACGGAATGATTCTGGAAGCACTGGAAGAAATCCCGGCGGCAGGCACGCGGGTACGCATTGAGCAATACGATATTGATATCCTGGACGTGCAGGACAATATGATTAAGCAGGTGAAAATCCTGCCCGTGAAACCACTGCGCGAAAGTATCGCTGAGTAA
- the rimM gene encoding ribosome maturation factor RimM (Essential for efficient processing of 16S rRNA) — protein sequence MSKQHTAPVPVEPIVLGKMGSTYGIRGWLRVFSSTEDAESIFDYQPWFIQKGGKWEEVELESWRHHNQDIVIKLKGVDDRDAANLLTNCEIVVDSSQLPKLDDGYYWKDLIGCQVVTTEGYGLGKVIDMMETGSNDVLVIKANLKDAFGIKERLVPFLDGQVIKNVDLTTQTIEVDWDPGF from the coding sequence ATGAGCAAGCAACACACCGCACCAGTACCTGTTGAACCGATCGTATTGGGGAAAATGGGTTCTACTTACGGTATCCGTGGTTGGCTCAGAGTGTTTTCCTCCACTGAAGACGCCGAAAGCATTTTTGATTACCAGCCCTGGTTTATCCAGAAAGGCGGTAAGTGGGAAGAGGTCGAGCTGGAAAGCTGGCGTCACCACAATCAGGATATCGTTATCAAGCTGAAAGGCGTTGACGATCGCGATGCCGCGAATCTACTGACTAATTGTGAAATTGTCGTTGATTCGTCGCAGTTGCCGAAGCTGGATGATGGCTACTACTGGAAAGACCTTATTGGCTGCCAGGTAGTGACCACTGAAGGTTATGGTCTTGGTAAAGTCATTGATATGATGGAAACCGGATCAAATGACGTTCTCGTCATCAAGGCAAACCTGAAAGATGCATTTGGCATCAAGGAGCGGTTGGTTCCGTTCCTCGATGGACAGGTTATCAAGAATGTCGATCTCACTACTCAAACCATTGAAGTAGATTGGGATCCTGGTTTTTAA
- the rplS gene encoding 50S ribosomal protein L19, translating to MSNIIKQIEQEQMKQDVPSFRPGDTVEVKVWVVEGSKKRLQAFEGVVIAIRNRGLHSAFTVRKISNGEGVERVFQTHSPVVDSIAVKRRGAVRKAKLYYLRERTGKSARIKERLN from the coding sequence ATGAGCAACATCATTAAACAAATTGAACAAGAGCAGATGAAGCAGGACGTACCTTCCTTCCGTCCAGGTGACACCGTGGAAGTGAAAGTATGGGTTGTTGAAGGTTCCAAAAAACGTCTGCAGGCATTCGAGGGCGTGGTTATCGCTATTCGTAACCGCGGTCTGCACTCTGCATTCACTGTTCGTAAAATTTCCAACGGCGAAGGCGTTGAGCGTGTCTTCCAGACTCACTCTCCGGTAGTTGACAGCATTGCTGTTAAACGTCGTGGTGCTGTACGTAAAGCTAAACTGTACTACCTGCGTGAGCGTACTGGTAAGTCAGCTCGTATTAAAGAGCGTCTGAACTAA
- the ffh gene encoding signal recognition particle protein: MFDNLTDRLSRTLRNISGRGRLTEENIKETLREVRMALLEADVALPVVRDFISRVKEKAVGHEVNKSLTPGQEFVKIVRTELVSAMGEENQVLNLAAQPPAVVLMAGLQGAGKTTSVGKLGKFLREKHKKKVLVVSADVYRPAAIKQLETLAEQVGVDFFPSDVAQKPVDIVNAALKEAKLKFYDVLLVDTAGRLHVDEAMMDEIKQVHASINPVETLFVVDAMTGQDAANTAKAFNEALPLTGVVLTKVDGDARGGAALSIRHITGKPIKFLGVGEKTEALEPFHPDRIASRILGMGDVLSLIEDIESKVDRAQAEKLASKLKKGDGFDLTDFLEQLRQMKNMGGMASLMGKLPGMGQIPDNVKAQMDDKVLVRMEAIINSMTLKERANPDIIKGSRKRRIAAGCGMQVQDVNRLLKQFDDMQRMMKKMKKGGMAKMMRGMKGMMPPGFPGR; this comes from the coding sequence ATGTTTGATAATTTAACCGATCGTTTGTCGCGCACGCTGCGCAACATCAGCGGCCGCGGACGCCTCACCGAAGAAAATATTAAGGAAACGCTGCGCGAAGTGCGTATGGCGCTGCTCGAAGCAGACGTTGCGTTGCCTGTCGTGCGTGATTTTATCAGCCGCGTTAAAGAAAAAGCGGTTGGTCACGAAGTTAACAAGAGCCTGACCCCGGGTCAGGAGTTCGTCAAAATCGTTCGTACCGAACTGGTTTCGGCGATGGGCGAAGAGAACCAGGTGCTTAACCTGGCGGCCCAGCCACCGGCAGTTGTGCTGATGGCTGGCCTGCAAGGTGCAGGTAAAACCACAAGCGTGGGTAAGCTGGGTAAATTCCTGCGCGAGAAGCACAAGAAAAAAGTGCTGGTTGTCTCTGCGGACGTATACCGCCCTGCGGCAATCAAACAGCTGGAAACCCTGGCAGAGCAGGTTGGCGTGGATTTCTTCCCGTCTGACGTTGCCCAGAAACCTGTCGACATCGTGAACGCTGCGCTGAAAGAAGCGAAGCTCAAATTCTACGACGTGCTGCTGGTGGATACCGCCGGTCGTCTGCACGTTGACGAAGCGATGATGGACGAAATCAAGCAGGTTCATGCTTCTATCAATCCGGTAGAAACTCTGTTTGTTGTCGATGCCATGACCGGCCAGGATGCGGCGAATACCGCAAAAGCCTTCAACGAAGCACTGCCGTTAACCGGCGTGGTGCTGACGAAAGTGGACGGTGATGCGCGTGGTGGTGCGGCGCTTTCTATTCGCCATATCACCGGTAAGCCAATTAAGTTCCTCGGCGTGGGCGAGAAAACCGAAGCCCTGGAGCCGTTCCACCCAGACCGTATTGCCTCACGTATTCTCGGCATGGGCGATGTGCTGTCGCTTATCGAAGATATCGAGAGCAAAGTAGACCGTGCGCAGGCCGAGAAGCTGGCCAGCAAGCTGAAAAAAGGCGACGGTTTCGACCTGACCGACTTCCTTGAGCAACTGCGTCAGATGAAAAACATGGGCGGCATGGCGAGCCTGATGGGCAAACTGCCGGGCATGGGCCAGATCCCTGACAACGTAAAAGCGCAGATGGATGACAAAGTGCTGGTGCGTATGGAGGCCATCATCAACTCGATGACGCTGAAAGAGCGCGCTAACCCGGACATCATCAAAGGTTCCCGTAAACGCCGTATCGCAGCAGGATGTGGGATGCAGGTACAGGACGTTAACCGTCTTCTGAAACAGTTCGACGACATGCAGCGCATGATGAAGAAAATGAAGAAAGGCGGTATGGCGAAGATGATGCGCGGCATGAAAGGGATGATGCCCCCAGGATTCCCAGGCCGCTAA
- the rpsP gene encoding 30S ribosomal protein S16, whose translation MVTIRLARHGAKKRPFYQVVVTDSRNARNGRFIERVGFFNPLASGAEEETRLDLDRIAHWVGQGATVSDRVATLIKAANKAA comes from the coding sequence ATGGTAACTATTCGTTTAGCACGTCACGGCGCTAAAAAGCGTCCGTTCTACCAGGTTGTTGTTACTGACAGCCGTAATGCACGCAACGGTCGCTTCATTGAGCGCGTTGGTTTCTTCAACCCACTGGCCTCTGGCGCAGAAGAAGAAACTCGTCTGGATCTGGATCGTATCGCTCACTGGGTTGGCCAGGGCGCTACTGTTTCCGATCGCGTTGCTACGCTGATCAAAGCAGCAAACAAAGCAGCTTAA
- the trmD gene encoding tRNA (guanosine(37)-N1)-methyltransferase TrmD: MWIGIISLFPEMFRAITDYGVTGRAVKNGLLSIQSWSPRDFAHDRHRTVDERPYGGGPGMLMMVQPLRDAIHTAKAAAGEGAKVIYLSPQGRKLDQAGVSELATNQKLILVCGRYEGIDERVIQTEIDEEWSIGDYVLSGGELPAMTLIDSVSRFIPGVLGHEASATEDSFADGLLDCPHYTRPEVLEGMEVPAALLSGNHAEIRRWRLKQSLGRTWLRRPELLENLALTEEQAKLLAEFKTEHAHQQHEHDGNA, from the coding sequence ATGTGGATTGGCATAATTAGCCTGTTTCCTGAAATGTTCCGCGCGATTACCGATTACGGGGTAACTGGCCGGGCAGTAAAAAATGGCCTGCTGAGCATCCAGAGCTGGAGTCCTCGTGACTTTGCTCATGACCGGCACCGTACCGTGGACGAACGTCCTTACGGCGGCGGACCGGGGATGTTAATGATGGTGCAACCTTTACGGGACGCCATTCACACAGCAAAAGCCGCGGCAGGTGAAGGCGCAAAGGTGATTTATCTGTCACCTCAGGGACGCAAGCTTGATCAAGCGGGCGTGAGCGAACTGGCGACGAATCAAAAGCTGATTCTGGTCTGTGGTCGCTACGAAGGGATAGATGAGCGCGTAATTCAAACCGAGATTGACGAAGAATGGTCTATCGGCGATTACGTTCTCAGCGGTGGTGAGTTACCAGCGATGACGCTGATTGACTCAGTTTCCCGGTTCATTCCGGGTGTACTGGGCCATGAAGCTTCGGCAACAGAAGATTCTTTTGCCGATGGATTGCTGGACTGTCCACACTATACTCGTCCTGAAGTGTTAGAAGGGATGGAAGTACCGGCAGCGCTACTGTCTGGAAACCATGCCGAGATACGTCGCTGGCGTTTGAAGCAGTCGCTGGGCCGAACCTGGCTTAGAAGACCTGAACTTCTGGAAAACCTGGCTCTGACTGAAGAGCAAGCAAAGTTGCTGGCCGAGTTCAAAACTGAACACGCGCACCAGCAGCATGAACATGATGGGAATGCGTAA
- a CDS encoding DUF2946 domain-containing protein produces the protein MDNTLHQHNWKRAAALTALFAILLIVVAPLVSVSLQKDPMSAMPGMHHDMSMMSMDEHHGDMQHTMPVDHAEACGYCVLLAHVPGMMLALIVLLSVVMQRLQVKPPRQAVSHWHFFPWLYPDTRAPPRWSAFSL, from the coding sequence GTGGATAACACACTGCATCAGCACAACTGGAAACGCGCAGCGGCATTGACCGCGCTGTTTGCGATCCTGCTGATCGTGGTGGCGCCGCTTGTCTCCGTCTCGTTGCAAAAAGATCCCATGAGCGCGATGCCGGGAATGCATCATGATATGAGCATGATGTCGATGGATGAACATCATGGCGATATGCAGCACACCATGCCGGTCGATCATGCTGAAGCGTGTGGTTACTGCGTACTGTTAGCCCATGTCCCGGGTATGATGCTGGCGCTGATCGTCCTGCTCAGTGTGGTGATGCAAAGACTGCAGGTAAAGCCGCCTCGTCAGGCGGTCAGTCACTGGCACTTTTTCCCCTGGCTTTATCCTGATACTCGCGCGCCACCGCGCTGGTCTGCTTTTTCCCTTTAA
- the nadK gene encoding NAD(+) kinase, which translates to MNNHFKCIGIVGHPRHPTALTTHEMLYRWLCAKGYDVMVEQQIAQELQLKSVRTGTLAEIGQQADLAVVVGGDGNMLGAARTLARYDIKVIGINRGNLGFLTDLDPDNAQQQLADVLEGHYISEKRFLLEAQVCQQDCQKRISTAINEVVLHPGKVAHMIEFEVYIDEIFAFSQRSDGLIISTPTGSTAYSLSAGGPILTPSLDAITLVPMFPHTLSARPLVINGSSTIRLRFSHRRNDLEISCDSQIALPIQEGEDVLIRRCDYHLNLIHPKDYSYFNTLSSKLGWSKKLF; encoded by the coding sequence ATGAATAATCATTTCAAGTGTATTGGGATCGTCGGGCATCCGCGTCACCCTACCGCATTGACGACACATGAAATGTTGTATCGCTGGCTGTGCGCCAAAGGCTATGACGTGATGGTCGAACAGCAAATTGCGCAGGAGCTACAGCTTAAGAGCGTCAGAACCGGTACGCTGGCGGAAATTGGGCAGCAGGCGGATCTCGCCGTCGTGGTCGGCGGTGACGGCAACATGCTGGGCGCGGCCCGTACCCTGGCGCGCTACGATATCAAAGTTATCGGCATTAACCGTGGCAACCTCGGTTTTCTGACCGATCTCGACCCGGACAATGCCCAGCAACAGCTTGCCGACGTTCTGGAAGGCCACTATATCAGCGAGAAACGCTTTTTGCTTGAAGCGCAGGTGTGCCAGCAGGACTGCCAGAAACGCATCAGCACCGCCATTAACGAAGTGGTTCTCCACCCAGGAAAAGTGGCGCATATGATTGAATTCGAAGTCTATATCGATGAGATCTTTGCGTTCTCTCAGCGTTCTGACGGGCTGATTATCTCCACGCCGACGGGTTCTACCGCCTACTCGCTTTCTGCGGGCGGCCCCATTTTAACGCCGTCGCTGGATGCCATCACACTGGTGCCAATGTTCCCGCATACGCTCTCTGCCCGCCCGCTGGTCATCAACGGCAGCAGCACCATTCGCCTGCGTTTTTCACATCGCCGCAACGACCTGGAGATCAGCTGTGACAGCCAAATCGCGCTGCCTATACAGGAAGGTGAAGACGTGTTAATCCGCCGCTGCGATTACCACCTGAATCTGATCCACCCAAAAGATTACAGCTATTTCAATACATTAAGCTCTAAGCTCGGCTGGTCAAAAAAATTGTTCTGA